A stretch of Bacillus pseudomycoides DNA encodes these proteins:
- a CDS encoding GNAT family N-acetyltransferase translates to MNILYEGTLKQNEQRFQVTKLSLDHIEQILSLQDVIIKALENKSSLQPLSLEEFQYILEGNGMMVGAFIENELIAFRALLVPPIDEEHLGLDIGLPESELHRVIYQEISNVHPKCRGNGMQKILAAVVMEELQQTDSKFDYVCCTVAPFNIPSLKDKFAQGMEIAALKEKYGGSMRYVFVKELRGNEEKVLTTVKSVPMSDTSRQQKLLIEGYRGYEIEHHDGEYFVRLGK, encoded by the coding sequence ATGAACATTCTTTATGAAGGAACATTGAAACAAAATGAGCAAAGATTTCAAGTTACAAAATTGTCTCTAGATCACATCGAACAAATCTTATCTTTGCAGGACGTTATCATCAAGGCATTAGAAAATAAAAGTAGCTTACAGCCTCTCTCGCTTGAAGAATTTCAATACATACTAGAGGGTAATGGCATGATGGTCGGTGCCTTTATAGAAAATGAACTCATCGCATTTCGTGCCCTATTAGTCCCCCCTATCGATGAGGAACATTTAGGGCTTGATATTGGCCTACCAGAAAGCGAACTACACCGCGTTATCTATCAAGAAATCTCAAATGTTCATCCAAAGTGCCGTGGGAATGGAATGCAGAAAATATTAGCGGCAGTGGTTATGGAAGAGTTACAGCAAACGGATAGCAAGTTTGATTATGTTTGTTGTACCGTTGCGCCGTTTAACATTCCTAGTTTAAAAGATAAGTTTGCGCAAGGGATGGAAATTGCTGCGCTGAAGGAGAAGTATGGCGGGAGTATGCGATATGTTTTTGTGAAGGAACTACGTGGGAATGAGGAGAAAGTTTTGACGACTGTTAAGAGTGTTCCGATGAGTGATACATCTAGGCAACAGAAACTTCTAATAGAAGGTTATCGTGGTTATGAGATAGAGCATCATGATGGGGAATATTTTGTTCGACTTGGGAAGTAA
- a CDS encoding mandelate racemase/muconate lactonizing enzyme family protein: MKITAIHLYAIRFPLRDPFIISYGTYPDMPSIIVKIETDEGIIGFGEGVADDHVTGETWESTFHVLKHTLSPALIGVNPMNIEKVHEIMNQTIYGVPTAKAAIDIACFDVMGKKLGQPVYQLIGGRYHEEFPITHVLSIASPEDMAEEAASMMNKGYQSFKMKVGTDVKQDVERIEAVRERVGNDIAIRVDVNQGWKNSANTLTALRSLGHLNIDWIEQPVIADDIDAMAYIRSKTDLPLMIDEGLKSSREMRQIIRLQAADKVNIKLMKCGGIYPAVKLAHQAEMAGIECQVGSMVESSVASSAGFHVAFSKKIITSVELTGPLKFTKDIGDLSYDIPFIRLNEKPGLGVEINEETLRELTVFQDVVR; the protein is encoded by the coding sequence ATGAAAATTACAGCGATCCATCTTTACGCAATTCGTTTCCCCCTTCGAGATCCATTTATTATTAGCTATGGCACTTATCCTGATATGCCTTCTATTATTGTAAAAATCGAAACAGATGAAGGAATCATCGGTTTCGGTGAAGGTGTAGCTGATGATCATGTTACAGGTGAAACGTGGGAAAGTACTTTCCATGTTTTAAAACATACGTTATCTCCTGCCTTAATCGGTGTGAATCCAATGAATATTGAGAAGGTACATGAAATCATGAACCAAACCATTTACGGAGTTCCTACCGCAAAAGCTGCGATTGATATCGCTTGTTTTGATGTAATGGGGAAAAAACTTGGACAACCTGTATATCAATTAATCGGTGGTCGTTATCATGAAGAGTTTCCGATCACTCATGTTTTGAGCATCGCTTCTCCAGAAGATATGGCAGAAGAAGCTGCTTCTATGATGAACAAAGGCTATCAATCTTTTAAAATGAAAGTCGGAACAGATGTCAAACAAGATGTGGAGAGAATTGAAGCTGTACGTGAGCGAGTAGGAAATGATATCGCAATTCGTGTTGACGTCAACCAAGGTTGGAAAAACAGTGCGAATACATTAACGGCATTGCGCTCACTTGGACATTTGAACATTGATTGGATTGAACAACCTGTTATAGCTGACGATATTGATGCGATGGCTTACATTCGCTCTAAAACTGACCTACCACTTATGATTGACGAGGGATTAAAAAGTTCACGTGAAATGCGTCAAATTATTAGGCTGCAAGCAGCTGATAAAGTAAACATCAAACTAATGAAATGCGGCGGTATATATCCTGCTGTCAAACTGGCTCATCAGGCAGAAATGGCTGGAATTGAATGCCAAGTTGGCTCCATGGTGGAATCATCTGTTGCTTCTTCAGCAGGATTCCATGTTGCCTTTTCCAAAAAAATCATTACAAGTGTTGAACTAACAGGACCGCTAAAATTCACGAAAGATATTGGAGATTTATCTTACGACATACCGTTTATTCGTCTAAACGAAAAACCAGGATTAGGCGTTGAGATTAATGAGGAGACATTACGTGAACTAACTGTCTTTCAAGATGTAGTGCGCTAA